A single Deltaproteobacteria bacterium DNA region contains:
- the ftsA gene encoding cell division protein FtsA, with amino-acid sequence MQPKTKYLKGLFSLDFGTTKFCLATLRETPGQNARTVETICVPAEGMRRGMLANVEQAKAALKQLLELGEGHFDTDITKVVVGVAGSHLGSRIVTVSKPLDGEVVTVNDVRSLMEKAELETPTEGRELLHTIPIAYRLDSREAVDDPVGFRGRTLTGEYFLIDADKFYMKDIVDVCNDCGLQVVRLYSEPFASASVTVPDSYKQLGVALADIGGGTTDGIVFKGGRPTAAFTVNVAGKLMTNDIAIGLSLPPETAESVKLRFGIRPRPGDAMDVTNIKGERKIIGGEHVAPVLGPRIHELCALLAGELQAYKGCLGGGILLTGGGADVKGITEYFTSKLNIPVARARPVLGGGQEAGLESNVNSSALIHPTKFATVIGLLNLELGRVEELAKTKKNTWTNRYLGQFVNWLRELS; translated from the coding sequence ATGCAGCCCAAGACCAAGTATCTAAAGGGTTTGTTCAGTCTTGATTTTGGGACTACCAAATTCTGTCTTGCGACGTTGCGAGAAACGCCAGGTCAAAATGCCCGTACTGTAGAGACTATATGCGTGCCCGCTGAAGGAATGCGAAGAGGTATGCTCGCCAACGTCGAGCAAGCTAAAGCGGCACTTAAGCAGTTGCTAGAGCTTGGCGAGGGACATTTCGATACGGATATAACCAAAGTTGTAGTTGGCGTTGCTGGTAGTCATTTGGGTAGTCGTATTGTGACAGTCAGCAAACCACTTGATGGAGAGGTGGTAACGGTCAATGACGTTCGCTCACTTATGGAGAAGGCAGAGCTCGAGACGCCTACCGAGGGTCGTGAACTATTACACACAATCCCGATAGCATATCGACTCGACTCGCGGGAGGCGGTTGATGATCCAGTTGGCTTTCGCGGCCGCACTTTGACTGGTGAGTATTTCCTGATTGATGCCGACAAATTCTACATGAAGGACATCGTTGACGTTTGCAATGACTGCGGACTGCAGGTGGTCAGGCTTTATTCAGAACCCTTTGCATCAGCATCCGTCACAGTCCCCGACTCCTACAAGCAACTCGGCGTAGCTTTGGCTGACATCGGTGGGGGCACTACAGACGGCATAGTATTCAAAGGGGGACGCCCTACCGCCGCGTTTACCGTCAATGTAGCCGGTAAATTGATGACAAACGATATCGCCATCGGACTGAGCTTGCCGCCAGAAACAGCTGAGAGTGTGAAGCTTCGCTTTGGCATACGGCCAAGACCCGGTGATGCCATGGATGTTACCAATATCAAAGGTGAGAGAAAAATCATTGGCGGTGAGCATGTCGCGCCCGTTTTAGGTCCCCGTATTCATGAACTTTGTGCCCTCCTTGCTGGCGAACTGCAGGCCTATAAGGGTTGCCTGGGTGGTGGCATCTTGCTGACAGGTGGCGGGGCTGATGTCAAAGGTATTACTGAGTATTTCACTTCTAAACTCAACATACCTGTAGCTCGAGCGCGCCCGGTGTTGGGTGGCGGGCAAGAGGCTGGTCTTGAAAGCAATGTGAATTCCTCGGCACTGATTCATCCAACCAAATTTGCGACCGTAATAGGTCTATTAAATTTGGAACTCGGTCGCGTCGAGGAATTAGCAAAAACAAAGAAGAACACGTGGACAAATCGCTACTTGGGGCAATTTGTTAACTGGTTGCGGGAGCTTAGTTGA
- the ftsZ gene encoding cell division protein FtsZ, producing MSFDPNFITPPGAKIKVIGVGGGGGNAVNTMIRSSLDGVEFITANTDVQALRFSLAEQKLQVGKELTRGLGAGADPDVGRDAALEDRYEIQQALAGADMVFITAGMGGGTGTGGAAVVAQIARELGALTVAVVTKPFTFEGKRRRKHADLGIARLRECVDTLITIPNQRLLQVASPSLSMIDAFKMADEVLVNAVRGISDIINIPGRVNVDFADVKTVMSCMGQALMGIGAATGEGRAAEAARMAISSPLLEDIDIEGATGILINITAGSDVTLMEVNEACSIVENSAHEDANIIFGAVIDESLGGQMRVTVIATGFPVDKEETTGSSSSSVKPQPSFSNRIVTATPTGYDSKSLLTDQSLATAEGVIPPPVVMPPTVPVQAKKEESLIANTSLLPFAMEGEPKSLIQEPTIPSLALDLSGNDEARKLAAWTFDLADEQSPGGDTEDLINPEADIMALLPGEDEHLKTPTNEIEPIAEPILADSHLDSSSADLAPTYMEPSVEALEVPSLDTLQDPEFSAGIFEHGLEALADAAQQLDLRSGGMRSEELALEPEQMEAVAEIDRKIDEALALAERVRSPQQLGDQDNLEVPAFLRQGMRDLPLD from the coding sequence ATGAGCTTCGATCCTAATTTCATCACGCCGCCCGGGGCAAAAATCAAGGTCATAGGGGTCGGTGGTGGTGGTGGCAACGCCGTCAACACCATGATTCGGAGCAGTCTAGATGGGGTTGAGTTTATCACTGCAAATACTGATGTTCAGGCCTTGCGGTTTTCGCTGGCAGAGCAAAAGCTTCAAGTCGGTAAGGAATTAACGCGCGGTCTTGGCGCTGGAGCTGATCCTGATGTCGGCCGCGATGCGGCTTTAGAGGATCGCTACGAAATTCAACAGGCCTTAGCTGGTGCCGACATGGTATTTATCACCGCAGGAATGGGTGGTGGGACTGGTACTGGTGGTGCAGCAGTGGTTGCTCAGATCGCGCGAGAACTTGGCGCGTTGACTGTGGCCGTTGTTACTAAACCTTTTACATTTGAGGGCAAACGTCGACGCAAACATGCCGATCTCGGCATAGCCAGGCTTAGGGAGTGTGTCGACACCCTCATCACAATTCCTAACCAACGACTACTCCAAGTGGCCTCTCCATCGCTAAGTATGATTGACGCCTTCAAAATGGCGGACGAGGTGCTGGTTAATGCCGTTCGCGGTATAAGCGACATCATCAACATTCCTGGACGCGTCAATGTCGATTTTGCTGACGTTAAAACAGTAATGTCCTGTATGGGCCAAGCATTAATGGGTATTGGTGCCGCTACGGGTGAGGGACGAGCTGCTGAAGCTGCTCGTATGGCGATATCATCCCCGTTACTCGAAGATATCGATATTGAGGGAGCCACGGGCATCTTAATTAATATAACCGCTGGTTCTGACGTCACACTTATGGAAGTTAACGAAGCTTGCTCCATCGTTGAAAATTCAGCGCATGAAGATGCCAACATCATTTTTGGGGCGGTTATCGATGAAAGTCTAGGTGGCCAGATGCGAGTGACGGTCATAGCTACTGGCTTCCCGGTAGATAAAGAGGAAACAACAGGTAGCAGTTCCAGTTCTGTTAAACCACAGCCTAGCTTTTCTAATCGTATCGTCACGGCCACACCGACCGGCTACGACTCCAAGTCCTTACTGACGGATCAGAGCCTCGCGACGGCGGAAGGTGTTATTCCACCGCCCGTAGTGATGCCGCCAACTGTACCAGTACAGGCTAAAAAAGAAGAATCACTCATAGCAAATACTTCCCTTCTACCATTTGCCATGGAAGGGGAACCCAAGTCATTAATCCAAGAACCTACGATTCCCAGCCTTGCACTTGATCTTAGCGGAAACGACGAGGCGCGAAAACTTGCCGCTTGGACTTTTGACTTAGCTGATGAGCAGTCCCCAGGCGGAGACACTGAAGATCTTATAAATCCGGAAGCTGATATTATGGCATTGTTACCGGGAGAGGATGAGCACCTTAAAACCCCTACGAATGAAATTGAGCCTATTGCGGAACCTATCCTTGCAGACTCCCATCTCGACTCTTCCTCTGCAGATCTGGCACCGACCTATATGGAGCCCTCGGTTGAGGCTCTTGAGGTACCGTCTCTCGACACTCTTCAGGATCCAGAATTCTCGGCCGGTATATTTGAGCACGGACTTGAAGCCTTAGCTGATGCAGCTCAGCAGCTAGATCTACGTTCAGGTGGTATGCGTTCTGAAGAGTTGGCTCTTGAACCAGAGCAGATGGAGGCCGTAGCAGAGATAGATAGAAAAATCGACGAGGCTTTAGCACTCGCTGAACGTGTTCGCTCACCGCAACAGCTCGGAGACCAGGATAACTTAGAGGTTCCAGCCTTCCTGCGCCAAGGCATGCGAGATCTGCCGCTAGACTAA
- a CDS encoding NAD-dependent epimerase/dehydratase family protein, with product MEQAAIMVTGGSGFIGSHLVRKLTEQHRTVVAVYRRKLPESLDRVYPVCTDLSSPELMAAPLRGVGTVVHLAWEGGFASSVPPGTDWRHLEKPEDSVNLKMLGNLVKAMERAGTQRIVLLSAIGAKSHATSPFLSEKYAAESLVINSRIKERIIIRTAIAWGGQQSNDRFLRSLLRVMRYPIYPVPQRRGNLAPIYVQDLATILASCCKIKLSEPVAVMEVHGKESYQIHEIFRIVAEKLAKGARIPLGGVLGQTLLPLLERERRTNSDTPKIQQVLGIGGFVDSSLAVANPLTSVIPRDLATFRDNLLK from the coding sequence GTGGAACAAGCCGCGATCATGGTAACGGGTGGTTCGGGTTTTATAGGCTCACATTTAGTACGCAAACTTACCGAGCAACATCGGACAGTAGTTGCTGTTTACCGTCGAAAACTACCTGAGTCACTAGATCGCGTGTATCCCGTTTGTACCGATTTGAGCTCACCAGAGTTGATGGCGGCTCCATTAAGAGGGGTCGGTACGGTCGTACACTTAGCCTGGGAGGGTGGCTTTGCTAGTTCTGTTCCACCGGGTACAGATTGGCGTCATCTCGAAAAGCCAGAAGACAGTGTCAATTTAAAGATGCTCGGAAATCTGGTCAAAGCGATGGAGCGAGCCGGTACACAGCGCATAGTGTTACTTAGTGCCATTGGCGCTAAGTCACATGCAACAAGCCCATTTTTGTCTGAGAAATATGCGGCAGAGTCTCTAGTGATTAACAGTAGGATCAAGGAAAGAATTATCATTAGAACGGCTATTGCCTGGGGAGGACAACAGTCTAATGACCGGTTTTTACGGTCACTCTTACGTGTTATGCGTTATCCAATTTATCCCGTTCCGCAGCGGCGTGGTAACTTGGCACCAATTTACGTCCAGGATCTTGCTACGATCTTGGCTTCCTGCTGCAAAATCAAGCTGAGTGAGCCTGTAGCTGTTATGGAAGTTCACGGTAAAGAGAGTTACCAAATTCATGAAATATTCCGGATAGTGGCAGAAAAATTAGCGAAGGGGGCTAGAATACCTTTGGGGGGAGTTTTGGGCCAAACCCTTCTTCCTCTCTTGGAGCGCGAACGCCGCACCAATAGTGATACGCCAAAGATTCAGCAGGTGCTCGGCATTGGTGGGTTTGTCGATTCAAGTCTGGCGGTAGCAAACCCGCTGACTTCGGTGATACCTCGTGATCTAGCGACATTTAGGGACAATTTGCTGAAGTAG
- a CDS encoding glycosyltransferase family 4 protein: MNLNFGLYWDAYGLDAPNSGIFVHAHSIAKELDSLGYAPRLVGLKSALCSFPRLQGLHPLAHPLTKWWTRNKFLWPESVARRIESDSAGSYANVVLHGLSNFNIPIRPRNGWRLVLTVHDLIPIIAPHDVSTSLNLQMKFLLPRAMRAADCIVCVSRWTKETIIDFMPTLESKLVVIPNGVASFSPSVKTHSESGNRIRLLFVSRFERYKCHETLVTLLKSSNLALELDVITDLKGQRFWQSRAIDMIQNGRLRVHCGVYGDELRRFYENADVYVSPSRLEGYCLPAIEALSAATPVVYVGGSGIDEVAGSSVSYRVQNPLKIADWEDAICLAKSDSERSDYSIRVNEYLKTLPSWKDAAVELLTLYNKLV; this comes from the coding sequence GTGAATTTGAATTTCGGCCTGTATTGGGACGCCTATGGCTTAGACGCTCCCAATTCAGGCATTTTCGTTCATGCACATAGTATTGCTAAAGAGCTGGACTCTTTGGGGTACGCTCCTAGACTAGTCGGTCTAAAATCGGCTTTGTGTTCCTTTCCCAGATTGCAAGGGCTGCACCCTTTAGCTCACCCCTTAACCAAATGGTGGACAAGAAATAAGTTTCTATGGCCTGAGTCAGTCGCGCGCCGTATCGAGAGTGATTCGGCCGGAAGTTATGCCAATGTTGTTTTACACGGATTAAGTAATTTTAATATTCCCATAAGACCTAGGAATGGCTGGCGGCTGGTGCTAACCGTTCACGATCTGATACCGATAATTGCCCCGCACGATGTGTCTACCTCGCTCAACCTACAAATGAAGTTTTTGTTACCGAGGGCTATGAGGGCGGCAGACTGCATAGTCTGTGTGTCCCGTTGGACAAAAGAGACGATAATTGATTTCATGCCGACTCTCGAGTCTAAGCTGGTTGTAATTCCTAATGGAGTGGCGTCTTTTTCACCTTCCGTAAAAACTCATTCCGAGAGTGGAAATAGGATTCGACTTCTTTTCGTCAGTAGATTTGAACGCTACAAGTGCCATGAAACTTTAGTAACATTACTCAAAAGCTCGAATCTCGCATTAGAGCTGGATGTTATCACAGACCTAAAGGGTCAGCGTTTCTGGCAAAGCCGTGCGATAGATATGATTCAAAATGGTAGACTTCGTGTTCATTGCGGAGTTTACGGGGATGAGCTACGGCGCTTCTACGAGAATGCGGATGTATATGTTAGCCCATCTAGGCTTGAGGGTTACTGTTTACCAGCTATCGAGGCACTCAGTGCAGCTACGCCCGTCGTATATGTTGGTGGTAGCGGTATAGACGAGGTGGCAGGCTCAAGTGTGAGTTATAGGGTGCAGAATCCGCTTAAAATCGCGGATTGGGAAGACGCCATTTGTCTTGCAAAAAGCGATTCTGAGAGATCCGATTACTCAATTAGAGTTAATGAATATCTCAAAACCTTGCCGTCCTGGAAAGATGCAGCAGTTGAGCTTTTGACGCTGTATAATAAACTGGTTTAA
- the atpC gene encoding ATP synthase F1 subunit epsilon — MGELHVSILTPAKVVGRFKAGQVQVPSSDGYLGILPGHAELVSQLGVGELVVSTGRGEESFFVSGGFIDVGGGDQVTLLVDVAERPTDIDTDRAKEAKRRALSRLDEKLGVDVMRAQAALLRAEQRLAVAVRRGK; from the coding sequence ATGGGCGAGTTACACGTAAGCATTCTTACCCCTGCAAAGGTGGTTGGTCGGTTTAAGGCTGGACAAGTACAGGTACCAAGTTCAGATGGGTACCTGGGGATATTGCCCGGTCACGCTGAATTAGTGTCTCAGCTCGGGGTAGGTGAGTTAGTAGTGAGCACTGGCCGAGGCGAGGAAAGTTTCTTTGTGTCTGGCGGCTTTATAGATGTCGGTGGGGGTGACCAAGTTACATTGCTGGTTGATGTAGCTGAGCGTCCAACTGACATCGACACCGATAGGGCGAAAGAAGCCAAGCGGCGCGCGTTAAGTAGGTTGGACGAGAAGCTCGGGGTGGACGTAATGCGTGCGCAGGCTGCATTACTTCGTGCTGAGCAGCGGCTGGCAGTGGCCGTGCGGCGTGGCAAGTGA
- the atpD gene encoding F0F1 ATP synthase subunit beta → MHTSTVVGKIVQVTGPVVDVEFPEGHLPAIYNALKATNPSLGEGFGNLVLEVAQHLGQNVVRTISMDSTDGLSRGSSVQDTGDQITVPVGREVLGRILNVTGDPVDEAGPVKSKKRYPIHRSAPVFENLKTEPEILETGIKVIDLMAPYLKGGKIGLFGGAGVGKTVCIMELINNIATQHGGFSVFGGVGERTREGNDLYHEMKESGVINKTALVYGQMNEPPGARARVALSALSVAEYFRDEENQDVLLFIDNIFRFTQAGSEVSALLGRIPSAVGYQPTLASEMGELQERITTTKNGSITSVQAIYVPADDYTDPAPATTFAHLDASTVLERKISELGIYPAVDPLASSSRALDPQIVGAEHYKVARDVQKVLQRYKDLQDIIAILGMDELSDEDKLIVARARKLERFFSQPFFVAEQFTGMKGKYVKREDTVRSFKEIVEGKHDNLPEQAFLYVGTIEEAVEKSKTL, encoded by the coding sequence ATGCATACATCTACGGTCGTTGGCAAAATTGTACAGGTGACGGGTCCAGTAGTAGACGTTGAGTTTCCGGAAGGTCACTTGCCGGCAATCTATAACGCACTCAAGGCAACGAACCCATCTTTGGGTGAAGGCTTCGGAAATCTCGTATTAGAGGTTGCTCAGCATCTCGGGCAAAACGTCGTGCGTACAATTTCGATGGATAGCACGGACGGACTAAGCCGCGGCAGTTCGGTGCAGGATACAGGTGATCAAATCACCGTACCGGTCGGTCGCGAGGTACTAGGGCGGATTTTGAACGTAACTGGCGATCCTGTAGACGAAGCTGGGCCAGTCAAATCGAAAAAGCGTTATCCCATTCATCGCAGTGCTCCAGTATTCGAAAACCTTAAAACTGAGCCTGAGATTCTCGAGACTGGTATCAAGGTTATTGACCTTATGGCCCCTTATTTGAAGGGTGGCAAAATTGGTCTTTTTGGTGGTGCAGGCGTAGGTAAAACAGTTTGTATCATGGAGCTGATTAACAACATTGCAACCCAGCATGGTGGTTTTTCGGTTTTTGGTGGAGTAGGGGAACGCACGCGGGAAGGTAATGACCTTTACCACGAGATGAAGGAATCAGGCGTTATCAATAAAACCGCACTTGTGTACGGACAGATGAACGAACCGCCAGGAGCTCGCGCCCGGGTGGCATTGTCAGCGCTGTCCGTAGCGGAATACTTCCGCGATGAGGAAAACCAAGATGTATTGCTCTTCATTGACAATATCTTCCGGTTTACACAGGCTGGTTCGGAGGTTTCGGCTCTTTTGGGACGTATCCCATCAGCCGTAGGGTATCAACCGACTCTGGCCAGTGAGATGGGTGAGTTACAAGAGCGGATCACAACGACCAAAAATGGATCGATTACGTCCGTTCAGGCTATTTACGTGCCTGCCGACGACTACACTGACCCCGCTCCCGCGACGACTTTTGCGCACTTGGATGCGTCTACGGTTCTGGAACGGAAGATTTCCGAACTTGGCATCTATCCCGCTGTCGACCCTCTTGCCAGCTCCTCTAGAGCGTTGGATCCACAGATCGTCGGAGCTGAGCACTACAAGGTGGCTCGCGATGTACAAAAGGTCCTTCAGCGCTACAAGGATTTACAAGATATTATCGCTATCCTCGGGATGGACGAACTGTCAGACGAAGACAAATTGATCGTGGCTCGCGCACGCAAACTTGAGCGCTTCTTCAGCCAACCATTCTTTGTTGCAGAGCAATTTACCGGAATGAAGGGTAAATATGTTAAGCGTGAGGATACGGTACGCAGCTTCAAGGAAATTGTTGAGGGCAAGCACGATAATTTGCCAGAGCAAGCCTTCCTGTACGTTGGTACCATTGAAGAGGCGGTAGAGAAGTCTAAGACCCTTTGA
- the atpG gene encoding ATP synthase F1 subunit gamma, whose translation MPSLKDIRRRIGSVKNTQKITRAMKLVAAAKFARANAAVVSARPYGTAFQAMVHRLVATAGESFSSPFLVERTEEKSLLVLLSTDRGFCGSLNSNLFKQAVSFISAKRREGVHVELMAWGRRARQFATKIGVEVHNPREKVLDKPDYLLAKELAEEVVAKFGEGGFDRIYLGFVEFRSAMSQQAKVVQALPVANLTKVEGAEELAPDIIVEPSVHHVLEEVLKREVAGFIFRAMLEGAASEHGARMTAMDSATNNANEVLRRMKIQYNRARQAAITKELIEITSGAQAL comes from the coding sequence ATGCCGAGTTTAAAGGACATTCGTCGCCGTATTGGTAGCGTTAAAAATACGCAAAAAATAACTAGGGCGATGAAGCTAGTAGCAGCTGCAAAATTTGCCAGGGCCAATGCTGCTGTGGTTTCCGCACGGCCCTATGGAACAGCTTTTCAAGCCATGGTACATAGGCTGGTCGCTACCGCCGGGGAGAGCTTCAGTTCTCCATTTTTAGTAGAACGCACGGAAGAGAAGTCGCTTTTAGTGCTGCTTTCTACTGATCGTGGTTTTTGCGGCAGTCTAAATTCGAACTTGTTTAAGCAAGCTGTATCTTTCATTAGTGCTAAGCGACGCGAGGGTGTTCACGTCGAATTGATGGCATGGGGTCGCAGGGCGCGGCAGTTTGCGACGAAGATAGGGGTAGAGGTCCATAATCCAAGAGAAAAAGTCCTGGACAAACCTGACTACCTGTTAGCTAAAGAGTTAGCCGAAGAAGTAGTCGCAAAGTTTGGCGAGGGTGGCTTTGATAGGATCTACTTAGGTTTTGTTGAGTTTCGCTCTGCGATGTCTCAGCAAGCTAAAGTTGTCCAAGCTCTACCAGTTGCTAACTTAACTAAGGTAGAGGGCGCTGAAGAGTTGGCGCCAGACATCATCGTCGAGCCGTCGGTTCATCACGTGCTGGAAGAGGTTCTTAAACGGGAAGTCGCAGGATTCATCTTCAGAGCCATGCTCGAGGGCGCTGCCTCCGAGCACGGTGCACGAATGACCGCGATGGACTCGGCGACCAATAACGCCAATGAAGTACTGCGCCGGATGAAGATTCAATACAACCGTGCGCGGCAAGCTGCGATTACTAAGGAACTTATCGAAATCACCAGCGGCGCCCAGGCCCTGTGA
- a CDS encoding F0F1 ATP synthase subunit alpha, translating to MSTEKIRVEEVSRIISERIKNYGQAVELQETGTVLTVGDGIARVYGLDGAMAGELVQFENGTRGVVLNLEEDNVGIAIFGDVKGISEGETVKRLKEINSVPVGEALLGRVVNALGEPIDGQGPVKSTEHGVVEVKAPGIIDRKSVDEPLQTGIKAIDAMTPIGRGQRELIIGDRQTGKTTICVDTIINQKGKDVVCIYVAIGQKASTVAQVVEKLKRFGAMEYTIVVAATALDPAPMQFIAPYSGCRMAEFFLNKGKHAVIFYDDLSKQAAAYRELSLLLRRPPGREAYPGDVFYLHSRLLERACKLNDKLGGGSITAFPVVETQAGDISAYIPTNVISITDGQIFLESDLFFSGIRPAINAGLSVSRVGGAAQVPAMKKVAGSLRLELAQFRELAAFSQFGSDLDQATQRTLRRGERLVEILKQNQYAPMHVGLQIASIFAVTKGYLDKREVSQVGEWEKGLHEHLKASYPQVVDKLEKRSKLEEVQGELVKAIEEFDKGFK from the coding sequence CGCTCGTGTCTACGGGTTGGACGGCGCGATGGCCGGTGAACTTGTACAGTTTGAGAACGGGACGCGCGGAGTTGTTCTCAACCTGGAGGAGGACAACGTCGGTATCGCGATCTTCGGCGATGTGAAGGGTATTTCTGAAGGCGAGACCGTCAAGCGGTTGAAGGAAATTAACTCCGTACCAGTGGGTGAAGCGCTACTGGGTAGGGTCGTTAACGCACTTGGCGAGCCCATTGACGGACAGGGGCCCGTGAAATCCACGGAGCATGGCGTTGTTGAGGTGAAAGCTCCCGGTATCATTGACCGCAAATCTGTCGATGAGCCACTGCAAACGGGGATCAAGGCTATTGACGCTATGACTCCGATTGGAAGAGGGCAGCGTGAGTTAATTATTGGGGATCGTCAAACCGGAAAGACAACGATTTGTGTCGACACGATCATAAACCAAAAAGGTAAGGACGTAGTCTGTATTTACGTCGCTATTGGGCAAAAGGCGTCAACCGTCGCGCAGGTGGTAGAGAAGCTTAAGCGTTTCGGCGCCATGGAATATACCATTGTAGTTGCAGCAACCGCACTTGACCCGGCTCCAATGCAGTTTATTGCACCGTATTCCGGTTGCCGTATGGCGGAGTTCTTCCTTAACAAGGGAAAACATGCCGTAATCTTCTATGACGACTTATCTAAGCAGGCTGCTGCGTACCGTGAATTGTCGCTCTTACTGCGCCGTCCCCCAGGTCGCGAAGCTTATCCGGGCGACGTGTTTTACCTGCATAGTCGCTTGCTCGAGCGCGCCTGCAAGTTGAACGATAAATTAGGTGGTGGCTCAATCACGGCATTTCCCGTGGTGGAAACTCAAGCCGGCGATATTTCAGCTTATATTCCTACAAACGTGATCTCCATCACCGATGGGCAAATCTTTCTCGAAAGTGACCTTTTCTTCTCAGGTATCCGCCCTGCAATCAACGCCGGCCTTTCCGTGTCACGGGTAGGCGGTGCGGCACAGGTTCCAGCCATGAAAAAGGTTGCGGGCTCGTTACGATTAGAATTAGCCCAATTCCGTGAACTTGCAGCGTTCTCACAATTTGGATCAGATCTTGATCAAGCCACCCAAAGGACTCTGCGCCGCGGCGAGCGTTTGGTAGAAATTCTGAAACAAAATCAGTATGCGCCGATGCATGTAGGCCTCCAGATCGCATCTATATTTGCCGTTACCAAGGGATATCTCGATAAGCGCGAGGTTTCACAGGTGGGTGAATGGGAGAAAGGGCTTCACGAGCACCTGAAAGCTAGCTATCCCCAAGTTGTCGATAAGTTGGAGAAGCGCAGCAAGCTAGAAGAAGTGCAGGGCGAGCTAGTTAAGGCGATTGAAGAATTTGACAAGGGATTCAAATAA